From one Callithrix jacchus isolate 240 chromosome 2, calJac240_pri, whole genome shotgun sequence genomic stretch:
- the GAL3ST4 gene encoding galactose-3-O-sulfotransferase 4 isoform X1 encodes MGPLSPARTLRLWGPRSLGVALGVFMTIGFVLQLLGGPFHRRLQPLAPSLRPALLSCPPRQRLVFLKTHKSGSSSVLSLLHSYGDRHGLRFALPARYQFGYPRLFQASRVKGYRPQGGGTQLPFDILCHHMRFNLKEAGSCCIAQACLKILGSSDPTPQPLEKLGLQVLQVMPSDSFFFSIVRDPAALARSAFSYYKSTSSAFRKSPSLAAFLANPRAFYRPGARGDHYARNLLWFDFGLPFPPEMRTKSGNLHPPRDPNAPELQVLPSGAGPQAQALNPNALIHPVSTVADHGSQMSSPASFDMGSSSFIQWGLAWLDSVFDLVMVAEYFDESLVLLADALCWGLDDVVGFMHNAQAGREQGLSTVSNSGLTAEDQQLTARARAWNNLDWALYVHFNRSLWARIEKYGQRRLQTAVTELRARREALAKHCLVGGKASDPKYITDRRFRPFQFGSAKVLGYKLRSGLSPQDQEECERLATPELQYKDKLDAKQFPPTVSLPLKTSRPLSP; translated from the exons ATGGGCCCTCTGTCTCCTGCCAGGACGCTGCGGCTCTGGGGACCTCGGAGCCTGGGGGTGGCTCTGGGAGTCTTCATGACCATTGGCTTTGTGCTCCAGCTCTTGGGAGGGCCCTTCCACAGGAG GCTACAGCCCTTGGCCCCATCCTTACGACCAGCCCTTCTGTCCTGCCCTCCCCGGCAGCGACTGGTGTTCCTGAAGACGCATAAATCCGGAAGCAGCTCTGTGCTGAGCCTGCTTCACAGCTACGGGGACCGGCACGGACTGCGCTTTGCCCTCCCCGCCCGCTACCAGTTTGGCTACCCAAGGCTCTTCCAGGCCTCGAGGGTAAAAGGCTACCGCCCCCAGGGTGGAGGCACCCAGCTCCCCTTCGACATCCTCTGTCACCACATGAGGTTCAACCTAAAAGAG GCAGGGTCCTGCTGcattgctcaggcttgtcttaaaattctgggctcaagcgatcctacacctcagcctcttgagaagctaggactacag GTACTTCAGGTCATGCCTTCTGACAGcttctttttttccattgtcCGTGACCCAGCGGCTCTGGCTCGCTCTGCCTTCTCCTACTATAAATCCACCTCATCAGCCTTCCGCAAGTCGCCATCCTTGGCTGCCTTCTTGGCCAATCCTCGAGCCTTCTACAGGCCTGGGGCCCGTGGGGACCACTATGCTCGCAACTTACTATGGTTTGACTTTGGCCTCCCCTTTCCCCCAGAGATGAGGACCAAGAGTGGGAATCTTCATCCCCCAAGAGACCCCAATGCCCCAGAGCTGCAGGTCCTGCCCTCTGGTGCTGGCCCTCAGGCCCAAGCCCTCAATCCCAATGCCCTCATCCATCCTGTTTCCACTGTTGCTGATCATGGCAGCCAGATGTCAAGCCCTGCCTCTTTCGATATGGGGTCTTCATCCTTCATTCAGTGGGGTCTGGCCTGGCTGGACTCTGTCTTTGACCTGGTAATGGTGGCAGAGTACTTTGATGAGTCATTGGTTCTGCTGGCAGACGCCCTGTGCTGGGGTCTGGATGATGTGGTAGGCTTCATGCACAATGCCCAGGCTGGACGTGAGCAGGGCCTCAGCACTGTCAGCAACAGTGGACTGACTGCAGAGGACCAGCAGCTGACAGCACGGGCCCGAGCCTGGAACAACCTGGACTGGGCTCTCTATGTCCACTTCAACCGCAGTCTCTGGGCACGGATAGAGAAATACGGCCAGCGTCGGCTGCAAACAGCTGTGACTGAGCTCCGGGCTCGCCGGGAGGCCCTGGCCAAACACTGTCTGGTAGGGGGTAAGGCTTCTGACCCCAAATACATCACTGATCGCCGGTTCCGCCCCTTCCAGTTTGGGTCAGCTAAGGTTTTGGGCTATAAACTTCGGAGTGGATTGAGCCCCCAAGACCAAGAGGAGTGTGAGCGCCTGGCTACTCCTGAGCTCCAGTACAAGGACAAGCTGGATGCCAAGCAGTTCCCCCCAACTGTCTCACTGCCCCTCAAGACTTCAAGGCCACTCTCCCCATAG
- the LAMTOR4 gene encoding ragulator complex protein LAMTOR4 isoform X3, giving the protein MSSGDLENDEQAASAISELVSTACGFRLHHGMNVPFKRLSVVFGEHTLLVTVSGQRVFVVKRQNRGREPIDV; this is encoded by the exons ATG TCATCTGGGGACCTTGAGAATGACGAGCAGGCAGCCAGTGCCATCTCTGAGCTGGTCAGCACGGCCTGCGGTTTCCGGCTGCACCATGGAATGAATGTGCCCTTCAAGCGCCTGTCTG TGGTCTTTGGAGAACACACGCTGCTGGTGACCGTGTCAGGACAGAGGGTGTTTGTGGTGAAGAGGCAGAACCGAGGTCGGGAGCCCATTGACGTCTGA
- the TRAPPC14 gene encoding trafficking protein particle complex subunit 14 isoform X1 — MPDGSVLLVDNVCHQSGEVSMGSFCRLPGTSGCFPCPLNALEEHNFLFQLRGGEQPPPGAKEGLEVPLIAVVQWSTPKLPFTQSIYTHYRLPSVRLDRPCFVMTASCESPVQTYERFTVTYTLLNNLQDFLAVRLVWTPEHAQAGKQLCEEERRAMQAALDSIVCHTPLNNLGFSRKGSALTFSVAFQALRTGLFELSQHMKLKLQFTASVSHPPPEARPLSRKSSPSSPAVRDLVERHQASLGRSQSFSHQQPSRSHLMRSGSVMERRAITPPVASPVGRPLYLPPDKAVLSLDKIAKRECKVLVVEPVK; from the exons ATGCCCGATGGCTCTGTGCTGCTGGTCGACAATGTCTG TCACCAGTCTGGGGAAGTCTCCATGGGCTCCTTCTGCCGACTACCTGGCACCTCTGGCTGCTTCCCCTGCCCACTGAATGCCCTGGAGGAACACAACTTCCTGTTTCAGCTGAGAGGGGGTGAGCAGCCCCCTCCAGGGGCCAAGGAG GGCCTGGAAGTTCCCCTGATTGCTGTGGTTCAGTGGTCCACCCCGAAGCTGCCATTCACTCAGAGCATCTATACACACTACCG cCTGCCCAGTGTCCGCCTAGATCGCCCATGTTTCGTGATGACCGCTTCTTGTGAGTCCCCTGTTCAGACCTACGAACGTTTCACTGTCACCTACACGCTGCTCAACAATCTCCAAGACTTCCTTGCTGTGAGGCTAGTGTGGACCCCGGAGCACGCACAGGCTG GAAAGCAGCTGTGTGAGGAGGAGCGCCGGGCCATGCAGGCCGCCCTGGACTCCATCGTCTGCCACACGCCCCTCAACAACCTCGGCTTTTCCCGGAAGGGCAGCGCGCTCACCTTCAGTGTGGCCTTCCAGGCTTTGAGGACAGGGCTCTTCGAG CTGAGTCAGCACATGAAACTGAAGCTGCAGTTCACGGCCAGCGTGTCCCACCCTCCGCCTGAGGCCCGGCCCCTCTCCCGCAAGAGCAGCCCCAGCAGCCCTGCTGTCCGGGACTTGGTAGAGAGGCACCAGGCTAGCCTGGGCCGCTCCCAGTCCTTCTCCCACCAACAGCCTTCCCGAAGCCACCTCATGAG GTCGGGCAGTGTGATGGAGCGCAGGGCCATCACGCCCCCCGTGGCCTCTCCTGTTGGCCGCCCCCTCTACCTGCCCCCGGACAAGGCTGTGCTGTCTCTGGACAAGATTGCCAAGCGCGAGTGCAAGGTCCTGGTGGTGGAACCCGTCAAGTAG
- the LAMTOR4 gene encoding ragulator complex protein LAMTOR4 isoform X2, translating into MTSALTQGLERIPDQLGYLVLSEGAVLASSGDLENDEQAASAISELVSTACGFRLHHGMNVPFKRLSGVSLLQWSLENTRCW; encoded by the exons ATG ACTTCTGCACTGACCCAGGGGCTGGAGCGAATCCCAGACCAGCTCGGCTACCTGGTGCTGAGTGAAGGTGCAGTGCTGGCG TCATCTGGGGACCTTGAGAATGACGAGCAGGCAGCCAGTGCCATCTCTGAGCTGGTCAGCACGGCCTGCGGTTTCCGGCTGCACCATGGAATGAATGTGCCCTTCAAGCGCCTGTCTG GTGTGTCTCTCCTCCAGTGGTCTTTGGAGAACACACGCTGCTGGTGA
- the GAL3ST4 gene encoding galactose-3-O-sulfotransferase 4 isoform X2: MGPLSPARTLRLWGPRSLGVALGVFMTIGFVLQLLGGPFHRRLQPLAPSLRPALLSCPPRQRLVFLKTHKSGSSSVLSLLHSYGDRHGLRFALPARYQFGYPRLFQASRVKGYRPQGGGTQLPFDILCHHMRFNLKEVLQVMPSDSFFFSIVRDPAALARSAFSYYKSTSSAFRKSPSLAAFLANPRAFYRPGARGDHYARNLLWFDFGLPFPPEMRTKSGNLHPPRDPNAPELQVLPSGAGPQAQALNPNALIHPVSTVADHGSQMSSPASFDMGSSSFIQWGLAWLDSVFDLVMVAEYFDESLVLLADALCWGLDDVVGFMHNAQAGREQGLSTVSNSGLTAEDQQLTARARAWNNLDWALYVHFNRSLWARIEKYGQRRLQTAVTELRARREALAKHCLVGGKASDPKYITDRRFRPFQFGSAKVLGYKLRSGLSPQDQEECERLATPELQYKDKLDAKQFPPTVSLPLKTSRPLSP, encoded by the exons ATGGGCCCTCTGTCTCCTGCCAGGACGCTGCGGCTCTGGGGACCTCGGAGCCTGGGGGTGGCTCTGGGAGTCTTCATGACCATTGGCTTTGTGCTCCAGCTCTTGGGAGGGCCCTTCCACAGGAG GCTACAGCCCTTGGCCCCATCCTTACGACCAGCCCTTCTGTCCTGCCCTCCCCGGCAGCGACTGGTGTTCCTGAAGACGCATAAATCCGGAAGCAGCTCTGTGCTGAGCCTGCTTCACAGCTACGGGGACCGGCACGGACTGCGCTTTGCCCTCCCCGCCCGCTACCAGTTTGGCTACCCAAGGCTCTTCCAGGCCTCGAGGGTAAAAGGCTACCGCCCCCAGGGTGGAGGCACCCAGCTCCCCTTCGACATCCTCTGTCACCACATGAGGTTCAACCTAAAAGAG GTACTTCAGGTCATGCCTTCTGACAGcttctttttttccattgtcCGTGACCCAGCGGCTCTGGCTCGCTCTGCCTTCTCCTACTATAAATCCACCTCATCAGCCTTCCGCAAGTCGCCATCCTTGGCTGCCTTCTTGGCCAATCCTCGAGCCTTCTACAGGCCTGGGGCCCGTGGGGACCACTATGCTCGCAACTTACTATGGTTTGACTTTGGCCTCCCCTTTCCCCCAGAGATGAGGACCAAGAGTGGGAATCTTCATCCCCCAAGAGACCCCAATGCCCCAGAGCTGCAGGTCCTGCCCTCTGGTGCTGGCCCTCAGGCCCAAGCCCTCAATCCCAATGCCCTCATCCATCCTGTTTCCACTGTTGCTGATCATGGCAGCCAGATGTCAAGCCCTGCCTCTTTCGATATGGGGTCTTCATCCTTCATTCAGTGGGGTCTGGCCTGGCTGGACTCTGTCTTTGACCTGGTAATGGTGGCAGAGTACTTTGATGAGTCATTGGTTCTGCTGGCAGACGCCCTGTGCTGGGGTCTGGATGATGTGGTAGGCTTCATGCACAATGCCCAGGCTGGACGTGAGCAGGGCCTCAGCACTGTCAGCAACAGTGGACTGACTGCAGAGGACCAGCAGCTGACAGCACGGGCCCGAGCCTGGAACAACCTGGACTGGGCTCTCTATGTCCACTTCAACCGCAGTCTCTGGGCACGGATAGAGAAATACGGCCAGCGTCGGCTGCAAACAGCTGTGACTGAGCTCCGGGCTCGCCGGGAGGCCCTGGCCAAACACTGTCTGGTAGGGGGTAAGGCTTCTGACCCCAAATACATCACTGATCGCCGGTTCCGCCCCTTCCAGTTTGGGTCAGCTAAGGTTTTGGGCTATAAACTTCGGAGTGGATTGAGCCCCCAAGACCAAGAGGAGTGTGAGCGCCTGGCTACTCCTGAGCTCCAGTACAAGGACAAGCTGGATGCCAAGCAGTTCCCCCCAACTGTCTCACTGCCCCTCAAGACTTCAAGGCCACTCTCCCCATAG
- the GPC2 gene encoding glypican-2 → MSALQSLLLLLLPLCPGPGPGPGSEAKVTRSCAETRQVLGTRGYSLNLIPPALISGEHLRVCPQEYTCCSSETEQRLIRESENTFRGLVADSGSFLVHTLAARHRKFDEFFLEMLSVAQHSLTQLFSHSYGRLYAQHALIFNGLFSRLRDFYGESGEGLDDTLADFWAQLLERVFPLLHPQYSFPPDYLLCLSRLASSTDGSLQPFGDSPRRLRLQITRTLVAARAFVQGLETGRIVVSEALKVPVSEGCSQALMRLIGCPLCRGVPSLMPCRGFCLNVVRGCLSNRGLEPDWGNYLDGLLILADKLQGPFSFELAAESIGVKISEGLMYLQENSVKVSTQVFQECGPPNPVPARNRRAPPPREEASRLWSMVTEEERPTTAAGTNLHRLVWELRERLARMRGFWARLSLTVCGDSRMAADASLEAAPCWTGAGRGRYLPPVIGGTAAEQVNNPELKVDTSGPDVPTRRRRLQLRAATARMKAAALGHDLDGQDTDEDASGSGGGQQYADDWMAGAGAPPVRPPRPPYPPRRDGSGGKGGGGSARYNQGRSRSGGASIGFPTQTILILSLSALTLLGPR, encoded by the exons ATGTCCGCTCTGCAATCTCTCCTGCTTCTGCTGCTGCCTCTGTGTCCCGGTCCTGGTCCCGGACCCGGGAGCGAGGCAAAGGTCACCCGGAGTTGTGCAGAGACCCGGCAGGTGCTGGGGACCCGGGGATATAGCTTAAACCTAATCCCTCCCGCTCTGATCTCAg GTGAGCACCTCCGGGTCTGTCCGCAGGAGTACACCTGCTGTTCCAGTGAGACAGAGCAGAGGCTGATCAGGGAGAGTGAGAACACCTTCCGAGGCCTGGTGGCAGACAGCGGCTCCTTTCTGGTTCACACACTGGCTGCTCGGCACAGAAAATTTGATG AGTTTTTTCTGGAGATGCTCTCAGTAGCCCAGCACTCCCTGACTCAGCTCTTCTCCCACTCCTATGGCCGCCTGTATGCCCAGCACGCCCTCATATTCAATGGCCTTTTCTCTCGGCTGCGAGACTTCTATGGGGAATCTGGTGAGGGGTTGGATGACACCCTGGCGGATTTCTGGGCACAGCTCCTGGAGAGAGTGTTCCCGCTGCTGCACCCACAGTACAGCTTCCCCCCTGACTACCTGCTCTGCCTCTCACGCTTGGCCTCATCTACCGatggctctctgcagcccttCGGGGACTCACCCCGCCGCCTTCGCCTGCAG ATAACCCGGACCCTGGTGGCTGCCCGAGCCTTTGTGCAGGGCCTGGAGACTGGAAGAATTGTGGTCAGCGAAGCGCTTAAG GTGCCAGTGTCTGAAGGCTGCAGCCAGGCTCTAATGCGTCTCATCGGCTGTCCCCTATGCCGGGGGGTCCCCTCACTTATGCCCTGCCGGGGCTTCTGCCTCAACGTGGTTCGTGGATGTCTCAGCAACAGGGGACTGGAGCCTGACTGGGGCAACTATCTGG ATGGTCTCCTGATCCTGGCTGATAAGCTCCAGGGTCCCTTTTCGTTTGAGCTGGCGGCCGAGTCCATTGGGGTGAAGATCTCGGAGGGTTTGATGTACCTGCAGGAAAACAGTGTGAAGGTGTCCACCCAG GTGTTTCAGGAGTGCGGTCCCCCCAACCCTGTGCCGGCCCGCAACCGTCGAGCCCCGCCGCCCCGAGAAGAGGCAAGCCGGCTGTGGTCGATGGTTACCGAAGAGGAGCGGCCCACGACGGCCGCAGGCACCAACCTGCACAGGCTG GTGTGGGAGCTCCGGGAGCGTCTAGCCCGGATGCGGGGCTTCTGGGCCCGGCTGTCCCTGACGGTATGCGGAGACTCTCGCATGGCAGCGGATGCCTCGCTGGAAGCGGCGCCCTGCTGGACCGGAGCGGGGCGGGGCCG GTACTTGCCGCCGGTGATCGGGGGCACCGCGGCCGAGCAGGTCAACAACCCGGAGCTCAAGGTGGATACCTCGGGCCCCGATGTCCCAACACGGCGGCGTCGGTTACAGCTCCGGGCAGCCACGGCCAGGATGAAGGCGGCCGCACTGGGACACGACCTGGACGGGCAGGACACGG ATGAGGACGCCAGTGGCTCTGGAGGGGGACAGCAGTATGCAGATGACTGGATGGCCGGGGCTGGGGCTCCCCCAGTCCGGCCTCCTCGGCCTCCATACCCTCCTCGAAGGGATGGTTCCGGGGGCaaaggaggaggtggcagtgccCGCTACAACCAGGGCCGGAGCAGGAGTGGGGGGGCATCTATTGGTTTTCCTACCCAAACCAtcctcattctctccctctcagCCCTGACCCTGCTTGGACCTCGATAA
- the LAMTOR4 gene encoding ragulator complex protein LAMTOR4 isoform X1: MTSALTQGLERIPDQLGYLVLSEGAVLASSGDLENDEQAASAISELVSTACGFRLHHGMNVPFKRLSVVFGEHTLLVTVSGQRVFVVKRQNRGREPIDV, from the exons ATG ACTTCTGCACTGACCCAGGGGCTGGAGCGAATCCCAGACCAGCTCGGCTACCTGGTGCTGAGTGAAGGTGCAGTGCTGGCG TCATCTGGGGACCTTGAGAATGACGAGCAGGCAGCCAGTGCCATCTCTGAGCTGGTCAGCACGGCCTGCGGTTTCCGGCTGCACCATGGAATGAATGTGCCCTTCAAGCGCCTGTCTG TGGTCTTTGGAGAACACACGCTGCTGGTGACCGTGTCAGGACAGAGGGTGTTTGTGGTGAAGAGGCAGAACCGAGGTCGGGAGCCCATTGACGTCTGA
- the TRAPPC14 gene encoding trafficking protein particle complex subunit 14 isoform X2: protein MESQCDYSMYFPAVPLPPRAELAGDPGRYRALPRRNHLYLGETVRFLLVLRCRGSTGSGVGGGPGLGSRGAWTELATALAALASVSAGGGMPGGGGAGDQDSEPPGGGDPGGGGLFRGCSPLLTHGPGPATSGGATTLPVEEPIVSTDEVIFPLTVSLDRLPPGTPKAKIVVTVWKREVEAPEVRDQGYLRLLQTRSPGETFRGEQSAFKAQVSTLLTLLPPPVLRCRQFTVAGKHLTVLKVLNSSSQEEISIWDIRILPNFNASYLPVMPDGSVLLVDNVCHQSGEVSMGSFCRLPGTSGCFPCPLNALEEHNFLFQLRGGEQPPPGAKEGLEVPLIAVVQWSTPKLPFTQSIYTHYRLPSVRLDRPCFVMTASCESPVQTYERFTVTYTLLNNLQDFLAVRLVWTPEHAQAGKQLCEEERRAMQAALDSIVCHTPLNNLGFSRKGSALTFSVAFQALRTGLFELSQHMKLKLQFTASVSHPPPEARPLSRKSSPSSPAVRDLVERHQASLGRSQSFSHQQPSRSHLMRSGSVMERRAITPPVASPVGRPLYLPPDKAVLSLDKIAKRECKVLVVEPVK, encoded by the exons ATGGAGTCCCAGTGCGACTACTCCATGTACTTCCCGGCCGTGCCGCTGCCGCCGCGCGCGGAGCTGGCAGGGGACCCTGGCCGGTACCGGGCGCTGCCCAGGCGCAACCATCTGTATTTGGGGGAGACTGTCCGCTTCCTGCTGGTGTTGCGCTGCCGGGGCAGCACGGGGTCCGGCGTCGGGGGCGGCCCGGGCTTGGGCTCCCGAGGGGCCTGGACAGAACTGGCAACGGCCCTGGCTGCCCTGGCCTCGGTCAGCGCCGGAGGCGGGATGCCGGGGGGCGGAGGCGCCGGTGACCAGGATTCGGAGCCCCCAGGGGGAGGGGATCCTGGGGGTGGGGGTTTGTTCCGAGGCTGCAGCCCCCTTCTCACCCACGGCCCGGGCCCTGCTACCTCAGGGGGAGCGACCACG CTGCCTGTGGAGGAACCGATTGTGTCCACAGATGAGGTCATCTTCCCACTCACCGTTTCACTGGATAGACTGCCCCCAGGGACACCTAAAGCCAAG ATTGTAGTGACTGTGTGGAAGCGGGAGGTTGAGGCACCAGAGGTCAGAGATCAAGGCTACCTGCGATTGCTGCAAACCCGATCTCCTGGGGAGACCTTCCGGGGCGAGCAGAGCGCTTTCAAGGCCCAAG TGAGCACGCTGCTGACTCTGCTGCCCCCTCCGGTTCTGAGATGCCGGCAGTTCACTGTGGCTGGAAAACACTTGACCGTGCTCAAGG TGCTGAACAGTTCCTCCCAGGAGGAAATCTCCATCTGGGATATCCGAATCCTCCCCAACTTCAATGCCAGTTATCTACCTGTCATGCCCGATGGCTCTGTGCTGCTGGTCGACAATGTCTG TCACCAGTCTGGGGAAGTCTCCATGGGCTCCTTCTGCCGACTACCTGGCACCTCTGGCTGCTTCCCCTGCCCACTGAATGCCCTGGAGGAACACAACTTCCTGTTTCAGCTGAGAGGGGGTGAGCAGCCCCCTCCAGGGGCCAAGGAG GGCCTGGAAGTTCCCCTGATTGCTGTGGTTCAGTGGTCCACCCCGAAGCTGCCATTCACTCAGAGCATCTATACACACTACCG cCTGCCCAGTGTCCGCCTAGATCGCCCATGTTTCGTGATGACCGCTTCTTGTGAGTCCCCTGTTCAGACCTACGAACGTTTCACTGTCACCTACACGCTGCTCAACAATCTCCAAGACTTCCTTGCTGTGAGGCTAGTGTGGACCCCGGAGCACGCACAGGCTG GAAAGCAGCTGTGTGAGGAGGAGCGCCGGGCCATGCAGGCCGCCCTGGACTCCATCGTCTGCCACACGCCCCTCAACAACCTCGGCTTTTCCCGGAAGGGCAGCGCGCTCACCTTCAGTGTGGCCTTCCAGGCTTTGAGGACAGGGCTCTTCGAG CTGAGTCAGCACATGAAACTGAAGCTGCAGTTCACGGCCAGCGTGTCCCACCCTCCGCCTGAGGCCCGGCCCCTCTCCCGCAAGAGCAGCCCCAGCAGCCCTGCTGTCCGGGACTTGGTAGAGAGGCACCAGGCTAGCCTGGGCCGCTCCCAGTCCTTCTCCCACCAACAGCCTTCCCGAAGCCACCTCATGAG GTCGGGCAGTGTGATGGAGCGCAGGGCCATCACGCCCCCCGTGGCCTCTCCTGTTGGCCGCCCCCTCTACCTGCCCCCGGACAAGGCTGTGCTGTCTCTGGACAAGATTGCCAAGCGCGAGTGCAAGGTCCTGGTGGTGGAACCCGTCAAGTAG